A genomic stretch from Leptotrichia sp. HSP-536 includes:
- a CDS encoding spherulation-specific family 4 protein, with product MERKVKNENKGLEAFGNDEIFDIIKNNLKNDKEYKVNFGYMNGFHKSKIDNSQKLFKNSSFNQNTSDSSEKNQFNFSSENSIPYVIINLSDDFSYENSSKYITQIKKNNKLGIKNLGYVTTNEYMKNINKIYSEIDKYMEFFGENYISGIFFDELSSGKNLSEVKYMSQLYNYVKTKYPDSLVVGNPGGTITDEMSKYADLWLTSEVSADDYINNWIPRNYEFENNPANSSHIVHVIHSAKPEQYKTLVNLSKERNAGFLMIINADENVENEDLIDEDYFDEEILDFDKMEIIENDENISHEFVSSGKYNIAGDLKISNLDLFTLLNDYYKNNTKRDFLKNMFNNNFDFGYNILNEFKIDYSYKIKDEIGNFEIKLKKNKNFSFFYSSISKNVIYTRTHLKPNY from the coding sequence ATGGAGAGAAAAGTAAAAAATGAAAATAAAGGATTGGAAGCTTTTGGAAATGATGAAATTTTTGATATTATTAAGAATAATTTGAAAAATGATAAGGAATACAAGGTAAATTTTGGATATATGAATGGTTTTCACAAAAGTAAGATTGATAATAGCCAAAAACTTTTCAAAAATTCTTCATTTAATCAAAATACTTCTGATTCAAGTGAAAAAAATCAATTTAATTTTTCATCTGAAAATTCAATTCCTTATGTTATAATCAATCTTTCTGATGATTTTTCATATGAGAACAGTTCTAAATATATTACTCAGATTAAAAAAAATAATAAATTAGGCATAAAAAATCTTGGATATGTCACGACAAATGAATATATGAAAAATATTAACAAAATTTATTCTGAGATTGATAAATATATGGAATTTTTTGGTGAAAACTATATTTCAGGAATTTTTTTTGATGAATTATCTTCTGGAAAAAACTTATCAGAAGTAAAATACATGTCCCAGCTATACAATTACGTTAAAACTAAATATCCTGATTCATTAGTTGTCGGAAATCCTGGCGGAACTATTACAGATGAGATGTCAAAATATGCTGACTTATGGCTGACAAGCGAAGTTTCCGCTGATGACTATATTAACAACTGGATTCCCAGAAATTATGAATTTGAAAATAATCCTGCAAATTCGAGTCATATTGTCCACGTTATCCATTCTGCAAAGCCTGAGCAGTATAAAACTCTGGTAAATTTGTCAAAGGAGCGGAATGCAGGTTTTTTGATGATTATAAATGCTGATGAAAATGTGGAAAATGAAGATTTAATTGATGAAGATTATTTTGATGAGGAAATTTTGGATTTTGACAAAATGGAGATTATAGAAAATGATGAAAACATTTCACATGAATTTGTATCATCAGGAAAATATAATATTGCTGGAGATTTAAAAATAAGCAATTTAGATTTGTTTACACTTTTGAATGATTATTATAAAAATAACACAAAAAGAGATTTTTTAAAAAATATGTTTAATAACAATTTCGATTTTGGATATAATATTTTAAATGAATTTAAAATTGATTATTCGTATAAAATAAAAGATGAAATTGGAAATTTTGAAATTAAATTGAAAAAAAATAAAAATTTTAGTTTTTTTTACTCTTCAATTTCTAAAAATGTAATATATACTCGAACCCATTTAAAACCAAACTATTGA
- the glpK gene encoding glycerol kinase GlpK, with amino-acid sequence MDNQKKYVIALDQGTTSSRAIIFDKNLNIIGKAQKEFTQIFPQPGWVEHNPMEIWASQRSVLTEVIAQSGISLKDVAAIGITNQRETVIVWDKNTGEPVYNAIVWQCRRTAEICEELKSRELEDYVKENTGLIIDAYFSGTKVKWILDNVKGAREKAENGELLFGTVDTWLVWKLTGGKVHVTDFTNASRTMLFNIKNLEWDKKILKELNIPESMLPEVRNSSEVYGKTRMGITIGEENGTSIPISGIAGDQQAALFGQAGFHTGDIKNTYGTGCFMLMNTGNKCIKSNNGLLTTIAIGIDGKVEYALEGSIFIGGAVIQWLRDELRFFDKASDTEYFAQQVDDNGGVYLVPAFVGLGSPYWDMYARGTIVGLTRGSSKNHIIRAALESIAYQSKDLINAMKEDSGIEINSLKVDGGATANNFLMQFQSDILNTKVLRPEIIETTALGAAYLAGLAVGFWKNKEEIKKNWRLNKEFLPNLSENLRKKYYKCWKKAVEKAKSWEED; translated from the coding sequence ATGGATAATCAAAAAAAATATGTAATAGCTCTAGATCAGGGGACAACCAGCTCACGTGCAATTATTTTTGACAAAAATCTGAATATTATTGGAAAAGCTCAAAAGGAATTTACGCAAATTTTCCCGCAGCCGGGGTGGGTTGAGCATAATCCTATGGAAATATGGGCAAGCCAGCGTTCTGTTCTTACCGAAGTTATCGCACAATCTGGAATTTCTCTAAAGGACGTTGCAGCAATTGGAATTACAAATCAAAGGGAAACTGTAATTGTATGGGATAAAAATACTGGTGAGCCTGTATATAACGCAATTGTCTGGCAATGCAGGCGAACGGCTGAAATTTGCGAAGAATTAAAAAGTCGTGAACTTGAAGATTATGTAAAGGAAAATACAGGACTGATAATCGATGCTTATTTTTCAGGAACAAAAGTAAAATGGATCCTTGACAATGTGAAAGGTGCAAGGGAAAAAGCTGAAAATGGGGAACTGCTTTTTGGAACGGTTGATACTTGGCTCGTGTGGAAACTAACTGGCGGAAAAGTGCATGTTACTGATTTTACAAATGCTTCCAGAACTATGCTTTTTAACATAAAAAATTTAGAATGGGACAAAAAAATTTTAAAGGAGCTTAATATTCCAGAAAGTATGCTTCCAGAAGTTAGAAACTCAAGCGAAGTTTACGGAAAAACAAGAATGGGAATTACGATTGGTGAAGAAAACGGTACTTCTATTCCAATTTCAGGTATCGCTGGAGATCAGCAAGCGGCGTTGTTTGGACAAGCTGGATTTCATACCGGAGATATAAAGAATACTTACGGAACAGGGTGCTTTATGCTTATGAATACTGGAAACAAGTGCATAAAATCTAATAATGGTTTGCTTACAACTATTGCCATTGGGATTGATGGAAAAGTGGAATATGCTCTGGAAGGAAGCATTTTTATCGGAGGGGCTGTTATCCAGTGGCTTCGTGACGAATTAAGGTTTTTTGACAAGGCTTCTGATACAGAATATTTTGCGCAGCAAGTTGATGATAATGGCGGCGTTTATCTAGTTCCAGCATTTGTTGGATTAGGTTCGCCATACTGGGATATGTACGCCCGTGGCACAATCGTTGGACTTACCCGTGGCTCCAGTAAAAATCACATAATTCGTGCAGCCCTTGAATCCATTGCCTACCAGTCAAAAGACTTGATAAACGCAATGAAAGAAGATTCAGGTATTGAAATAAATTCTCTAAAAGTAGACGGAGGTGCAACTGCAAATAATTTCCTAATGCAATTTCAAAGTGATATTTTAAATACAAAAGTTTTACGTCCTGAGATTATCGAAACAACTGCATTAGGCGCTGCATATTTAGCTGGACTTGCCGTTGGATTTTGGAAAAATAAAGAAGAAATCAAAAAGAACTGGCGTTTAAACAAAGAATTTTTACCAAATTTATCTGAAAATTTAAGGAAAAAATATTATAAATGCTGGAAAAAGGCGGTTGAAAAGGCTAAAAGCTGGGAAGAAGATTGA